TTATTCAACTTACTGCTAAAATAAAAAAATTATTGATCCAGAGCTTCATAGAAGCTCAGATCAAATATGTCATCCTGCTCAAGTGGTGCACTGATGTAACCAAGTTCGTACTGTACCTGAGCATAGTCCACTGTGGAGTTGACTATGAGGTTTGGATCTGAGACCCATTCTCCGTCCCAGTCATTAATCGACTGCTCTACGACTTCAACATCCCAGTCCTGGTCATCGGCAAATATCTGTGCTGCCTCATCAGGGTTCTCCACTGTATACTCGGTTGCACGTACGTGTGTTTCCACGATCTGCTGGACCATTTCAGGGTTCTCACGAATGAGATCACCGCTAACGACAACAACACAGCATGCGTGATCTTCCTGGATCTCACCTGAAGATACTACTGATCTGCCAACGCCTTCCTCTGCAATGAGAGTTGGTGCGGGATGTGGCAGGAACACAGCATCAACCTGTTCGGCTGAGATAGCTGTCATCGCATCTCCCGGACCCATTGGTACGATGGTAACATCGTTCTCTGGATCGATGTTGTTTGACTCAAGCCAGTTCCTCAGGAGTGTATCCTGTATTGTTCCTGGCGGGAAGGTGGCTATTCTCAGGCCTTTCAGATCTTCCGGACTCTCGTATTCATATTCATTACGCAATACGATATCAGACCCCTGTATCTGTGCCGCAGCAACGATCTTTCCGTCCAGGCCATTTGCAATAGCAGCTACCACCGGGGCAGCACCTACATATGCTACATCCAGCTCACCTGAGAGCATGGCCTGCATTTCAGGAGCGCCTGTAGGGAATACATTGTCATTTAGTGTTTCAACACCAAATGGAGAGAGATCTTCAGTCCACCATCCATTATCTTTTGCTGCAAGATAGGCAATCTGGTGGGTACTTGGCTGATAACCGAATGTTAGTTCTGTAACCGTTGCTCCTTCTGTTTCGTTTCCTGTGTCTGTACCCTGTTCTGCGCAGCCGGACACGAGTACGGCCACAGCCACAAGAATTGTTAATATCAAAAATGTGGATGATTTTAGAAACTTTCTGCTGTCCATATTATCACCTTTTAATGTTCAATAACTAAAGTTCGAACAATATATATTATATATATTTCCCTAAAAGAGCTTAATTTATCCCAAACGTATTAATACTAAAGAGAACATTGCCTAAATAGGACATTTATTTGGCACAAATAGTGAGGTGGGAAGAATGAATGCTGCTGATAAAGTGATCGATGCTGTCTTTGAATCTGATGAAAACTTCAGAGAAGTATTATCAAAGGCCATCAAAGAAGATCTTGGCCTGACTGCCGTTGAGTTCGCAGATAGGGCGGACATACCTCAGAGTACATTGTATAAGATCATGTCGGGAAAACGGGAGCCTAACATGAAAACCCTGCGCCAGATAGTCCGGACCATAAAAATGATAGAAGGGTCTGAGAAGGGTGATTTTATAGCAGTCATAGCCGCACGTCCGGTTCTTGACAGTATGAGTGAATCAAAGAGAAAGATAGGCAACACATTATACACCATACGGGAGTATTCGGCAACATCCATGGAAGAGGCTATCATTGCAGCTATCCGTGCTGAGAGAGATGGTGCCAAAGCACTTGTCTGCGCACCCATAGTAAGTCCCACTGTAGAAAAGATACTGAGAATCCCGGTTGCGACGATTATGCCAAAAAACAGCCTCATGGAAGCTATAG
The window above is part of the Methanolobus zinderi genome. Proteins encoded here:
- a CDS encoding ABC transporter substrate-binding protein, with the protein product MDSRKFLKSSTFLILTILVAVAVLVSGCAEQGTDTGNETEGATVTELTFGYQPSTHQIAYLAAKDNGWWTEDLSPFGVETLNDNVFPTGAPEMQAMLSGELDVAYVGAAPVVAAIANGLDGKIVAAAQIQGSDIVLRNEYEYESPEDLKGLRIATFPPGTIQDTLLRNWLESNNIDPENDVTIVPMGPGDAMTAISAEQVDAVFLPHPAPTLIAEEGVGRSVVSSGEIQEDHACCVVVVSGDLIRENPEMVQQIVETHVRATEYTVENPDEAAQIFADDQDWDVEVVEQSINDWDGEWVSDPNLIVNSTVDYAQVQYELGYISAPLEQDDIFDLSFYEALDQ
- a CDS encoding helix-turn-helix domain-containing protein, producing the protein MNAADKVIDAVFESDENFREVLSKAIKEDLGLTAVEFADRADIPQSTLYKIMSGKREPNMKTLRQIVRTIKMIEGSEKGDFIAVIAARPVLDSMSESKRKIGNTLYTIREYSATSMEEAIIAAIRAERDGAKALVCAPIVSPTVEKILRIPVATIMPKNSLMEAIEIASQKLS